A region of the Sideroxydans lithotrophicus ES-1 genome:
TGAAGCCCTTGCGCTCGCAGTACTTGAGGTATTGGCGCAGCAGCATCGAGGCCCAGTCGCACGCTTCGGTGCCGCCGGCGCCGGCCTGGATGTCGATGAAGCAGTTGTTCGGGTCGGCCGGGTTGGAAAACATGCGGCGGAATTCAAGCGCGGCGACGCGAGTCTCGATGTCCTGCACATCGGCGGCGATGCTGTTCAGGCTGTCGTCGTCATTCTCGGCTTGCGCCATCTCGAACAGTTCTGCTGCATCGTCGAGGTTCTGGCTGATCCGGATGAGGCCAAGCACCACGTCTTCCAGCGACTTGCGTTCGCGGCCCAATTCCTGCGCGCGCTTCGCATCGTTCCAGATGGCTGGGTCTTCGGCGAGCTGATTGACTTCGGCTAGGCGTTCCTGCTTGCTGTCGAAGTCAAAGAAACCTCCGTAACTCATTGCTGCGATTGCGTAAATCTTGCAGGGAATTGGAGAGGGCGTTGAGTTGTTCGGCTTCCATTTTTTATGTCTTATCGCTGCTTTGAAAGACCGCGATTATACACGTCTTGAGCGTATCGAAGGAGCCGAAGGGCTACAGGAGCAGCAGGCCGAACAGCACGCCGCAGGAGATGGCGCCGAAGCCGATGGCAACTTGTTTTGCCAATGTCCGGCCGCCGATAAAAACGACCATGCCGAACTTGAAGGCAATATTGGACAGGAAAGCGATCGTGATCGCAGTGACGGTCTGATGCTCGCTGAGTTGTCCGAGGTTGAACAGGCGCAAGCTGGACAGCGTGATGGCGTCAACATCGGTCAGGCCGGATACCAGCGCCACCGCATACAGACCCTGGCTGCCTGCCAGGTCGGCCATCCATGCCGAACCCAGCAACACGACCACATACAGCAGGCCGAAACCAACAGCAGAATGCAATTCCGCCGGGTTCGTGGTTTCCGGCATATAGAGCTCAGAAACCTTGCTGGATTTGAGCCAGGTATAGATCGAGACGGCGACCCCGGCGATCAGGCCCCCCGCAAACACCGGCGCCAAGCCCGGCAGGGTGCCGTATGCCACGACCGAGCTGACCACCAGCAGGCGCAGCAAGACCACTACGCTGGCGATCACGATCACTGCGGCGGCAAGACTGGTCATTGCCGGGTTGGTCTTGCCGTGTTTGGCATAGATCATGGTGGTGGCGGTGCTCGATACCAGGCCGCCGAGAAAGCCCAGCAAGGGTGCCCCGTAACGGGTTCCCACCATGTGCAATGCAGCATAACCGGCGAGGCTGATGCCGGAGATGAGCACCACCATCAGCCAGGCCTGGTGGGGATTGAACGCGTTGTAGGGGCCGTAGTCCTGATTGGGAAGAATAGGCAGCACGATGAAGGTGAGCACCGAGAATTGCAGCACGGCGACCAGGTCGCGGCGCGTCAGACGTTGCGTGAATCCTCGCAGTTCTGGTTTGAAATAGAGCAGGGTAGTGATGCCGATGGCCAGCATCACGGCGAGTGTGGAAAGACCGAACCAGATGAGCACTCCCAGTCCGTAACTCAGCAGCAAGGCGACCACGGTGGTGGTGCCCGGGTCGTTCTCTTCTGTGGGAGTGTTGATGTAAGCCGCGACGATCATTCCTGCCACGGCAAGCAAACCTGCGATCACCAGCCAGGGTGAACCGAGCTTGGCAGAAAGCATCGCCATCAAGGTGCCGAGCACGGCGACCAGAGCAAAGGTGCGCAGCCCGGCTTTGGCTGAGGGGTTACGTTCGCGCTCCAGACCGATGAGCAGACCAATGGCCAGGCTGGTCAGGAACTGCGGCAGAGCTTCGATGCCGTTGCTTTGTAATAGAACGGATTCCACGGTCTCAACCTCCTGCCCAGTGACGCACGATGAGTTGCAAACTCTCGCTGCCATTGTATTCATTGACACTCAGGCTGTATACCGCATGGATATGCTCGGGAGCTGGCTCTGCCGAAAAGAAGCGGATGGCATCGAAACTACCGGCTGGCGACGACAGTTTGAGTTTGAGGTGTTTCTCGCCGACCACGCGCTGCGTCTGCACGCGGAAATCCCCCTCGAACAAGGGTTCCGGAAAACCCTGTCCCCAGACCTGACGCTGCAGGTCGCGTGCGATATCCATTGAAAACTCGTGCGTATCAAGCGAGCCATCCGTAGAAATGACTTTAACCAACGCATCGGCATCGAGCAGTTCTTGCGCCACTGTCTCAAAGGCTTGCCGGAAATCGTTCAGGTGTTCCTCATGAATGCTCAAGCCTGCTGCCATGGCATGACCGCCGAATTTCTGGATCAGATGCGGCTGGCGTTTTGAGATCAGATCGAGCGCATCGCGCAGATGCAGTCCTGCGATGCTGCGGCCGGAACCTTTCAGTTCTCCCGTTTGTGCACGCGCGAAGGCGATCACCGGACGATGGAATTTGTCCTTGAGGCGCGAGGCGAGGATGCCGATCACGCCTTGATGCCAATCTTCGTTAAAGAGAGTGAGGGAATATCCGTCTGCCGGATCGAAATTGTCGAGTACGGCCAGGGCACTGTCCTGCATATCCGCTTCGATGCTGCGCCGCTCATGATTCAGCGCATCCAGCCTGGTGGCGATCTCGCCGGCTTCGGCGGTATCGTCGGTCAGCAGGCAACGGATGCCCAGGCTCATATCGTCCAGACGTCCGGCGGCATTCAAACGCGGTCCGACGATGAAGCCCAGTTCGTAGGATGAAGACTGTATTGCCGGTCTGCGGGCTATCCGCAGCAAAGCCTGGATGCCGGCGCAGCTGCGTCCGGCGCGGATGCGCTGCAAGCCTTGCTGCACCAGGATGCGGTTGTTGTCGTCCAGCTTCACCACATCCGCTACCGTGCCGAGTGCGACGAGATCGAGCAGATTGCCGAGATTGGGTTCCGTTTTTCCGGCGAAAACACCGCGTTCACGCATCTCCGCGCGCAGCGCCATCAGCACATAGAACATCACCCCCACGCCCGCCAGGTGCTTACTGGGGAAAGTACAACCGGGCTGGTTGGGGTTCACGATGCACAGAGCGTCGGGCAGGGTATCGCCGGGCAGGTGATGATCGGTCACCAGCACTTGTATCCCCAGCCTGTTGGCTTCGGCCACTCCCTCCACGCTGGCGATGCCGTTGTCCACCGTGAGCAGGATATCCGGCTTGCTTTCTGCTGCCAGCCGAACGATCTCCGGCGTCAGGCCGTAACCGTACTCGAAACGGTTGGGAACGATGAACTCCACCTTTGCGCCAAGTGCAGCCAGACCGCGCATGGCCACGGTGCATGCCGTAGCACCGTCGGCATCGTAATCGGCCACGATCAGGATTCTTTTATGGTCGGCAATGGCATCGGCCAGGATGGACGCCATCCTTTCTGCGTTCTTCAACAAGGAGAAGGGCAGCAATTGCTTGAGGTCGGTGTCCAATTGCGCAGTATCGACAATGCCGCGCGCCGCGTAGATACGCGCCAGCAAAGGCGCAATGCCAGATTCAACAAGTTGTGCGGCGGTGCTTGCCGGGTAGGGGCGTTGGCTGATCTTGTTCATGGGAACGGGTCGCTGGAATTGCCCACAGTGTAGCAGAGGGGTCATCGTCTTTTGACGCCAGTTCAGTTAGAATGCCGCCCACTTAAAAAACGACGCAGGCATATTGTGGCATTGATAGTACAGAAATACGGCGGCACTTCTGTCGGAAGTCCGGAGCGCATCAGGAATGTTGCGCAACGCGTGGCAAAATACAAGGCTCAAGGACATCAGGTCGTGGTGGTGGTCTCCGCGATGAGCGGCGAGACCAACCGCCTGATCGCGCTGGCCAAAGAGATCCAGAAACATCCCGATCCGCGCGAACTCGACGTTGTGATCTCCACCGGTGAACAGGTGACCATCGGCCTGCTGGCGATGGCACTTAAAGATGCCGGACTGCAAGCCAAAAGCTATACCGGCGCGCAGGTCAAGATACTCACCGACAGCGCCTTCACCAAAGCGCGCATCGTCAGCATCGACGAACAGAACATCCGCACCGACTTGGCCAACGGCTATGTGGTTGTGGTCGCAGGCTTTCAGGGCATGGATGAAGACGGCAACATCACCACCCTGGGCCGAGGCGGTTCCGATACCACCGGCGTCGCTATCGCAGCCGCACTGCGTGCCGACGAATGCCAGATCTACACCGACGTGGACGGTGTCTACACCACCGACCCACGCATGGTGCCCGAAGCGCGCCGCCTGAAGAGCATCACCTTTGAGGAGATGCTGGAGATGGCGAGTCTGGGATCCAAGGTTCTGCAGATACGCTCGGTCGAATTCGCCGGCAAATATAAAGTCAAACTGCGTGTACTCTCCAGTTTCGAGGAAGAGGGAGAAGGCACGCTGATCACGTTCGAGGAAGGCAATAAAATGGAACAGGCAATCATCTCAGGCATCGCGTTCAATCGCGACGAGGCCAAGATCACCGTGCGCGGCGTGCCGGACAAACCCGGCATCGCATATCAGATACTTGGCCCGGTGAGCGAAGCACATATCGACGTCGACATGATCATCCAGAACGTCGGCGTGGACGGCTCCACCGATTTCTCTTTCACCGTGCATCGCAACGAATTCACCAAGGCGATGGACATCCTGAAGACCAAGGTGCAGCCGCATATCGGCGCGCGCGATGTCATCGGCGACAACAAGACCGCCAAGGTTTCCGTGGTCGGCGTCGGCATGCGTTCGCACGTGGGGATCGCCAGCAAGATGTTCCGTACCCTGGCGGAAGAAGGCATCAACATCCAGATGATCTCCACCTCGGAGATCAAGATTTCCGTCGTCATCGACGAAAAATATCTGGAACTGGCCGTGCGCGTATTGCACAAGGCATTCAATCTGGACCAGGAAGACGCATAAATCGTTTGACCGCCTAGCCTCTAATCAGTATCATTCGCGGCCTTCGGAGAGGTGGCCGAGAGGTCGAAGGCACGCCCCTGCTAAGGGCGCATACGAGCTTAAACTTGTATCGAGGGTTCGAATCCCTCCCTCTCCGCCACGTGTAACAAGCAGCAAAACGCGCCCGTAGCTCAGCTGGATAGAGT
Encoded here:
- the recJ gene encoding single-stranded-DNA-specific exonuclease RecJ — translated: MNKISQRPYPASTAAQLVESGIAPLLARIYAARGIVDTAQLDTDLKQLLPFSLLKNAERMASILADAIADHKRILIVADYDADGATACTVAMRGLAALGAKVEFIVPNRFEYGYGLTPEIVRLAAESKPDILLTVDNGIASVEGVAEANRLGIQVLVTDHHLPGDTLPDALCIVNPNQPGCTFPSKHLAGVGVMFYVLMALRAEMRERGVFAGKTEPNLGNLLDLVALGTVADVVKLDDNNRILVQQGLQRIRAGRSCAGIQALLRIARRPAIQSSSYELGFIVGPRLNAAGRLDDMSLGIRCLLTDDTAEAGEIATRLDALNHERRSIEADMQDSALAVLDNFDPADGYSLTLFNEDWHQGVIGILASRLKDKFHRPVIAFARAQTGELKGSGRSIAGLHLRDALDLISKRQPHLIQKFGGHAMAAGLSIHEEHLNDFRQAFETVAQELLDADALVKVISTDGSLDTHEFSMDIARDLQRQVWGQGFPEPLFEGDFRVQTQRVVGEKHLKLKLSSPAGSFDAIRFFSAEPAPEHIHAVYSLSVNEYNGSESLQLIVRHWAGG
- a CDS encoding aspartate kinase — translated: MALIVQKYGGTSVGSPERIRNVAQRVAKYKAQGHQVVVVVSAMSGETNRLIALAKEIQKHPDPRELDVVISTGEQVTIGLLAMALKDAGLQAKSYTGAQVKILTDSAFTKARIVSIDEQNIRTDLANGYVVVVAGFQGMDEDGNITTLGRGGSDTTGVAIAAALRADECQIYTDVDGVYTTDPRMVPEARRLKSITFEEMLEMASLGSKVLQIRSVEFAGKYKVKLRVLSSFEEEGEGTLITFEEGNKMEQAIISGIAFNRDEAKITVRGVPDKPGIAYQILGPVSEAHIDVDMIIQNVGVDGSTDFSFTVHRNEFTKAMDILKTKVQPHIGARDVIGDNKTAKVSVVGVGMRSHVGIASKMFRTLAEEGINIQMISTSEIKISVVIDEKYLELAVRVLHKAFNLDQEDA
- a CDS encoding MgtC/SapB family protein, with protein sequence MESVLLQSNGIEALPQFLTSLAIGLLIGLERERNPSAKAGLRTFALVAVLGTLMAMLSAKLGSPWLVIAGLLAVAGMIVAAYINTPTEENDPGTTTVVALLLSYGLGVLIWFGLSTLAVMLAIGITTLLYFKPELRGFTQRLTRRDLVAVLQFSVLTFIVLPILPNQDYGPYNAFNPHQAWLMVVLISGISLAGYAALHMVGTRYGAPLLGFLGGLVSSTATTMIYAKHGKTNPAMTSLAAAVIVIASVVVLLRLLVVSSVVAYGTLPGLAPVFAGGLIAGVAVSIYTWLKSSKVSELYMPETTNPAELHSAVGFGLLYVVVLLGSAWMADLAGSQGLYAVALVSGLTDVDAITLSSLRLFNLGQLSEHQTVTAITIAFLSNIAFKFGMVVFIGGRTLAKQVAIGFGAISCGVLFGLLLL